In Chryseobacterium sp., the genomic window GGTAACCGGACAGATCTCAAAACCTTCAAAAAACAGCATGAACGGGCAAAGCTTAAATTTATTTTTAGGACAAAGCCATGTGGAAGATTATAATGCAGCCTTCAATCTTTCCTGGGAAGCGGATATCTGGGGAAAAATTAAAAACCAGCAGGAAGTTTCAAGAATGCAGTATCTTCAAACCTATGAAGGTTCAAAAGCAGTTCAGACTCAGGTAGTCGCAGCGATTGCACAAGGATATTATAACCTGTTGATGCTTGACAAACAGCTGGCTATTGCAAAGTCCAATCTTGAACTGAGCAGCAATACCCTGTTAATTACCCAAAAAATGTGGGAAAGTGGTGATAATACATCTTTAGGTGTACAACAGGCAGCTGCTCAGAAACAAGCTACGGAACTTCTGATTACTCAGTTGGAACAAAATATTGCCATTCAGGAAAACGCTTTAAGCATTCTGGTAGGTGAAATCCCTAATAAGGTAAACAGAACGATTGAAATGTCTGACACTTCCCTACCTCAGAATATTATTGCAGGGCTGCCGGCAGCTATGGTAAGCCGCAGACCGGATGTACGCCAGCAGGAGTTGGTTCTGTTGGAATCCAATGCCATGGTGGGAATTGCACAGGCCAATATGTATCCGGCTTTGAAGATCACCGCCAACGGAGGGGTTAATTCATTCAAATTTGATAACTGGTTCCAGATTCCGGCATCGTTATTCGGATCGGTTTTAGGAGGAATTACCCAGCCTATTTTCCAGAAAAGACAATTGAAAACAGATCTGGAAGTGGCTAAAATTCAGAGAGAGAAAAATGTTCTGGCATT contains:
- a CDS encoding efflux transporter outer membrane subunit, with the protein product MKRVKNIILTFALAIGSVSCVSKLAYTEPDLPLPEKFQYTATADTASIANLEWKQFFSDPILQGLIEKGIKNNYDLQIALKQVASSQEKLKQAKYMQYPDVGFGVTGQISKPSKNSMNGQSLNLFLGQSHVEDYNAAFNLSWEADIWGKIKNQQEVSRMQYLQTYEGSKAVQTQVVAAIAQGYYNLLMLDKQLAIAKSNLELSSNTLLITQKMWESGDNTSLGVQQAAAQKQATELLITQLEQNIAIQENALSILVGEIPNKVNRTIEMSDTSLPQNIIAGLPAAMVSRRPDVRQQELVLLESNAMVGIAQANMYPALKITANGGVNSFKFDNWFQIPASLFGSVLGGITQPIFQKRQLKTDLEVAKIQREKNVLAFRQSVLNAVGEVSDALVSNENLKVQEQKATEQATTLKDGIKSAQLLYKGGSANYLEVITAQGNSLQAELNLASIKRQRLSSIVDLYRALGGGWK